Within the Streptomyces sp. R41 genome, the region TCCGCCCGGCCCGCCGCCCATGCGAAGCCGGCGCAGTCGCCGCCCGCGGTGGCCGCGCCGGCCTCGGTGTCGTCGCTGCCGGCGCGGCCGCCCGCGGAGCAGGCCCGGCAGGCCATCGACCGGATCAATGGGACCGCCGGGCACGAGTCCGCGTAGGCCCGCCGCGGGGGTGCGGTCCATCGTCGACCGCGGGCCGTCTGTGGCTGGTCGCGCCCACGCGGCGGAGCCGCACGCTGTCACAGCCCCGCGCCCCTGAACGGGGCGCTGCCCTCACCCGGCGCTTTTGCGCACCGCCGTCACCGCCTTGCGGGCCGCCACCAGCACGGGGTCCCACACGGGTGAGAACGGGGGCGCGTAACCCAGGTCCAGGGCTGTCATCTGTTCCACCGTCATGCCCGCGGTCAGCGCCACCGCGGCGATGTCGACGCGCTTCGCCGCTCCCTCGCGGCCGACGATCTGCACGCCGAGCAGCCGCCCGGTGCGGCGCTCTGCGAGCATCTTCACCGTCATGAGGGCTGCGCTCGGGTAGTAGCCCGCGCGGCTGGTCGACTCGATGGTGACGGTCTCGAACTGCAGGCCCGCCCGGCGCGCGTCCTTCTCGCGCAGCCCGGTGCGGGCGATCTCCAGGTCGCAGACCTTGCTCACCGCCGTGCCGACGACACCGGGGAAGGTGGCATACCCGCCGCCCACGTTGGAGCCGATGACCTGCCCGTGCTTGTTGGCGTGCGTGCCCAGCGCGATGTGCCGCTCGCGCCGCGAGACCAGGTCGAGCACCTCGACGCAGTCGCCGCCGGCCCAGATGTTCTCGTGCCTGCGCACCCGCATCGCCAGATCGGTGAGCAGCCCGCCGTGGTCGCCGAGGGGCAGCCCGGCCGCCTTGGCGAGTGTGGTCTCGGGGCGTACACCGATGCCGAGCACGACCACGTCCGCCGGGTACTCGGCGTCCTCCGTGACGACCGCCCGTACCCGCCCCTCCTCACCGGTGAGGAGCTTGGTGACCTCGGCGTCGTTGACCATGGTGATGCCCAGGCCCTCCATGGCCGTGTGCACCAGGCGGCCCATGTCCGGGTCGAGCGTGGACATCGGCTCCTTGCCGCGGTTGACGACCGTCACCTCGTACCCGCGGTTGATGAGCGCCTCGGCCATCTCCACGCCGATGTAGCCCGCTCCCACGACCACCGCGCGGCGGCCCTCCGTCGCCGCCAGCGTGTCGAGAAGGGCCTGCCCGTCGTCCAGGGTCTGCACGCCGTGCACGCCCGGTGCGTCGGCGCCCGGCAGGTCGGGGCGGATCGGGCGCGCGCCCGTCGCGATCACGAGTTTGTCGTACGACGTCCACTCCTCGGCCCCGGATTCGAGGTCCCGGGAGCGCACGCGGGCGCCCGCGACGTCGATCTCCATGACTTCCGTACGCATCCGCAGGTCGATGGCGCGCTCCCGGTGCTCCTCGGGCGTCCGCGCGATCAGCTGGTCCCGCTCGGGGACGTCGCCGCCCACCCAGTACGGGATGCCGCACGCGGAGTAGGACGTGAAGTGCCCCCGCTCGAACGCCACGATCTCCAGCTCGTCCGGCCCCCGCAGCCGGCGCGCCTGTGACGCGGCGGACATGCCCGCCGCGTCACCGCCGATCACGACCAGTCGCTCTTTGGCCCTGCCAGTCCCGCTCGTACGGCTCATGCTCATGCGAACACGCTACGGGGGACCGGAATTTCAGTCCTCCTCGCCACCCTCTCCGCCGTTGCCGCGCACGGGCGGGGCCACCGGCAGCGAACCCGTGGTGGCCGGAGCCGGAGCCGCGCGACGCGACAGCCGGGGCTGTACGAGACGCATCCACACCAAGGCGATCAGCGCCAGGCCCGCCGCGAACGGGAGCACGGCGCCGATCGCCAGCGCGATCCAGCGCAGCATCGTGACCAGCACGTGCCAGCCGCCGGTGAGCGCGTCCACGAAGCCCGGGTCCTCGTCCTTCTTCTCGGCCTTCTTCACCGGGGTCTCGGACAGCGAGAGCGTGATCGTGGCCAGGCTGGTGCGGTCCTTCAGGGACGCCTGCTGGGCGAGCAGCGCCTCCAGGTCGGACTCACGGCTGCTCAACTCCCCTTCCAGGGTGACCACGTCGCTGAGCTTGGTCGCCCGGTCCATCAGTTCGCGGACCCGGGCCACGCTGGCGCGCTGCGACTTGATCCGGCTCTCCACGTCCACGACCTGGTCGGTGACGTCCTGTGCCTTGGCCGTCCGCTCGACGACCTTGCCCGCGCCCTCCAGGTCGGCGAGCACCTGGTCGTACTCCTCGGTGGGCACGCGCAGGACGACGCGGGTGCGCTCGTGGCCCTTCTCGTCGCGGGTGGTGGTCTCGTTGCCGATGTAGCCACCGGCGTTCTCGGCCGTGGCCCGGGCCTCGTCCAGGGCCTTGGGCACGTCCTTGACCTGCACGGTCAGGGAGGCGGTGCGGATGATGTGGCTCGCGGTGATCTTCGGCGGTGCGGTCGCCTTGGAGCCGTTCGCCGCGCTGCTGCCGGCGGCGCCCGAGTCCGCCTGCTCGGCGGCGCCCGGGGCGGCGGCCTTGTTGCCACCGCCGGAGTCGCTGGACGCGCTGTCATTGGCGCCGCTGCAGCCCGCCAGCGCGAGGGCGGCGGCGAGGAGGACCCCCGCCATGGCGTGGACGGGTCGTACGGAGTGTCCGGAGCGTCCGGAGCTTCGTGTGCGCATGTGGGCCTACCCCCGAGGGTCGTGACAACTGTGTCGTGCCGACTGACGTTCCTTCGACGCTCGAGTGGACCGGGACGTTGGCCGGATACGGTCCCGATGCGGTCACGGTCGGGACTCGTGCAGGACACCGGACTCCTGGTGGGCGTGTCAGTGGGGTCTGAGAGGGTGGAGACATGCGCGCACAGGAGACTCGTACGGGTACGGGACACGTCGTGGTCATCGGGGGCGGGATCGCGGGTCTGGCCGCCGCCCACCGACTGCTGGACCGCGGGGTGCGCGTGACCGTCCTGGAGGCGTCGGACCGCGTCGGCGGCAAGCTGCTGCCCGGCGAGATCGCGGGCGCGCGCGTCGACCTGGGCGCCGAGTCGATGCTCGCGCGCCGCCCCGAGGCGGTGGCCCTCGCCCGCGAGGTCGGCCTCGCCGACCGCCTCCAGCCCCCCGCGACCGCGACGGCCTCCCTCTGGACCCGCGGCGCGCTGCGCCCGATGCCCAAAGGCCACGTCATGGGCGTTCCCGGCACCGCGTCCGCCCTCTCTGGCGTCCTCTCCGAGGAGGGCCTGCGCCGCATCGAGCGCGACGCCGACCTGCCCCGCACGGAGGTGGGCGACGACGTGGCGGTGGGGGAGTACGTGGCGGCCCGCCTCGGCCGCGAGGTCGTCGACCGCCTGGTCGAGCCCCTCCTCGGCGGTGTCTACGCGGGCGACGCCTACCGCATCTCCATGCGCCTGGCCGTCCCCCAGCTCTACGCGGCCGCCCGCACCCACACCTCCTTGACGGAGGCGGTCCGCGAGATCCAGACCAAGGCAGCGGCCGCCCGGCAGACGGGACCGGTCTTCATGGGCATCGAGGGCGGCGTCGGCCAACTGCCCCTCGCGGTCGCGGAGTCGGTGAGAGCTCGCGGGGGCGAGATCCTGACGGGGATGCCGGTGACCGAGCTTCGCAGGACCGGGACGGCGGGGCCGGGCGGCGACGGCTCGCCGCTCGCTGCGGACTCCATGGCGTCGCAGCCGCGCGCGGTGTGGCGTGTTGTCGCCGGAAGCCCTGCAAGCCCTGCAAGCCCTGCAAGCCCTGCAAGCCCTGGAAGCCCTGGAAGCGGTGAAAGCCGTGTCCTGTACGCCGATGGCGTCGTCGTGGCCCTGCCCGCCCCGGCCGCCGCCGAGCTGCTGCGCGCCGAGGCGCCCGCGGCCGCCGCCGAGCTGGCGGCGGTGGAGTACGCCTCCATGGCGCTCGTCACGCTCGCCTATCGTCGCGCCGACATCGCCCTCCCCGATGGGAGCGGTTTTCTGGTGCCGCCCGTTGACGGGCACACCATCAAGGCGTCCACCTTCGCCTCCCAGAAGTGGGGCTGGATCGCCGAGGAGAACCCCGATCTGCTCGTGCTGCGCACCTCCGTCGGGCGGTACGGAGAGACGGAGGTGCTCGGACGGGAGGACGCCGACCTCGTCGAGGTGTCCCGGCACGACCTGCGGGAGGCGACCGGCCTGGACGCCGAGCCTCTCGCGACCCGGGTGACACGGTGGGACGACGGGCTGCCCCAGTACCCGGTCGGGCACCACGCCCGAGTGGCCCGCATCCGCGAGCACGTCGGCAAGCTCCCGGGCCTCGCCGTGTGCGGCGCGGCGTACGACGGGGTCGGCATCCCCGCGTGCATCGCGAGCGCGTACGCCGCCGTCGACCAGCTCGGCGGCGACCGCGGCGGCCTGGACGAGCTGATCGCGAACCCGGTGCAGAGTCTGCACGGCGGCGCGGGAGAATAGACCCATGAGTGACGACGCCCCCGCCAAGATCCCGAACGCCGGCAAGAAGGCCAAGGACCTCAACGAGGTCATCCGCTACACCCTGTGGTCCGTCTTCAAACTGCGCGAGGTGCTCCCCGAGGACCGCGCCGGCTACGCCGACGAGGTCCAGGAGCTCTTCGACCAGCTCGCCGCGAAGGACGTGACCGTCCGCGGCACGTACGACGTGTCGGGGCTGCGCGCCGACGCCGACCTGATGATCTGGTGGCACGCCGAGACGAGCGACCAGCTCCAGGAGGCGTACAACCTCTTCCGCCGGACCAAGCTGGGTCGCACCCTGGAGCCGGTCTGGTCGAACATGGCGCTGCATCGCCCCGCCGAGTTCAACCGCTCGCACATCCCGGCGTTCCTTGCCGACGAGACGCCGCGCAACTATGTGAGCGTCTACCCCTTCGTGCGCTCCTACGACTGGTACCTGCTGCCCGACGAGGACCGCCGCCGTATGCTCGCCGACCACGGCAAGATGGCCCGCGGCTACCCGGACGTGCGCGCCAACACGGTCGCCTCGTTCTCGCTGGGCGACTACGAGTGGATCCTCGCCTTCGAGGCCGACGAGCTGTACCGCATCGTCGACCTCATGCGTCACCTCCGCGCCTCCGAGGCCCGGATGCACGTCCGCGAAGAGGTCCCCTTCTACACGGGCCGCCGCAAGGACATCGCCGAACTGGTCGCGGGCCTCGCCTAGATCAGGGCGCCTGCCGGGTGGTCTTCGAGTCCGCGGTGCGCTGAGAACCCGTCGAGTCCTCCGAGCCCCTTGAGCTCTCCGAGCTCGATGACTTCTCCGACTTCTCCGCGCTCTTCGAACGATCGCCCGGCGCCACCGGCTTCGGTTCCGCGTGCGGCGCGCACCCCGCGCTCCCTACCGGGAGCCGGCCCACCAGCACATACGCCTCCAGGTAGCCGTTGACGCACTGGTTGGGACCGCCCCCGATCCCATGCGTCCCGGCATCCTTCTCGGTCACCAGGACCGAGCCGGACAGCCGCCGCTGCAGCTCCCAGGCCCCCTCGTACGGGGTCGCCGCGTCCCGCTCGGCCGCGAGGATCAGAGTCGGCGGCAGCGCCCCCGGCAGTGTCCGTACGTCGAGCGGCTTCTGCCGCGGCACCGGCCAGTACGCGCACGGCAGGTTCATCCACACGTTGTCCCAGGTCTCGAACGGCGCCACACGCGCGAGACGCGTGTTGTCGCGGTCCCAGGTGCGCCAGTCGGTCGGCCAGGGCGCGTCGTTGCACTCGACAGCCGTGTAGACCGCGTTGCTGTTCTCCTCCGCGGCCGCCGCCTTCGGAGCCGGACCGGCCTGCTCGATCAGCGGCTTCGGGTCGCCCTTGAGATAGGCGGAGAGCGCCAAGGCGCGCTGCGGCCAGTAGTCGTCGTAGTACCCGGCGTCCAGGAACGCGCCCTGCAACTGCGCGGGCCCCACCTTCCCGCCCGCGGGCGAGGCGGCGAGCTGTGCCCGCACCTTCTCGTAGCTGTGCAGCACGTCTTCGGGTGTGGCACCGAGCCCGTACACGTCGTCGTGTTTGGCGACCCAGGTGCGGAAGTCCGCCCAGCGGCGCTCGAACGCGACCGACTGGTCGAGGTTGCTCCGGTACCAGATCAGGTCGGGGTCGGGGTCCACCGCCGAGTCGAAGACCATCCGGCGTACGTGCGAGGGGAAGAGCGTCGCGTAGAGGGCACCGAAGTACGTCCCGTACGAGGCGCCCATGAACGTCAGCTTCGGCTCGCCGAGCGCGGCGCGCAGCACGTCCAGGTCGCGGGCGTTGTTGAGCGAGGTGTAGTGGCGCAGGGCGCTGCCCGAGCGCTGGGCGCACCCGCGCGCGTACGCCTTCGCCTCGGCGATGCGCTCCTTCTTGTACGACTCCGAGGGGAACGTGGGCGCCTGAGAGGGCGCCTTCAGGAAGCGCTTCGGGTCCTGGCAGGACAGTGGGGCGGAGCGGTCGACCCCACGCGGTGCATAGCCGACCAGGTCGTACGCCCCCGCGATGCGCTTCCACTTGGGGAGGGCCCCGACCAGCGGGAAGCGCATGCTGGAGGCGCCCGGGCCGCCGGGGTTGTAGACGAAGGCGCCCTGCCGCGGCACCTTCCGCTTGGAGTTCTTCGCGTCCTTGCCGGTGGCCTTGACGCGGCTGACGGTCAGCTTGATCTGCCGGCCGTCCGGGTGGGCGTAGTCGAGGGGCACCGTGACCGTGCCGCACCTAAGGGTGCCCGGGGCGTCGTCCTCCTTGGCGCACTTTCCGAAGCGGATGCCCGCGGCAGCGGCGCGCCCGGCGGCGACGGCGGTGCCGCGCATCTCGGCGGAGCCCGCCGGGTCCGGCCAGGCCGGTTGGCCACTCGCCGGCGCGCCGACGAGGGCGGTCAGGAGCATGGACCCTGCGGTTCCGTAGAGGACGGCAGCTCTCATCGCGAATCCCTTCAACGCGCGGCAGCGACAAAAGGGATGTTTCGTTTGACGGTTGGCGATGTAAAGCACCGGGCCGCCGGTGTCGCCCCTATGACCCCGATGCGCCCCCCGGTGCGCCCCTCAGCCCCTTGGCGAGCTCCTTCACCAGCCCCTTCGCTCGGGGCTGCGGTCGCGGTGTGTGAAGGCCGCGCGCAGGTCCGGCTCGCCGATCGCGCGGACACCGCGTACGGCGACGGAGGTGAGGTACGTACGGTCGTCACCGGCGTCGTCGGCGCGCCTGGCGAGGGTGCCGAGCAGCCGCTGTCCGGCAGGGGAGGCCCAGCGCGTGTAGGGGTGCACCTCGATGCGGGCGATGGCGAGGCAGCTCAGCGTGAGGACGAGCGGGAGCGCGAACCAGACGGCGACCGGGACCTCGTTCCCGGTGGTCTGGGCGGGCAGCAGCAGGGCCACCGCACCCAGCGCGAGGACGGCCGCCGCGGCGGCCTGGACCTGGCGGACGGCGCCCGCGACGGTGGTGCGGGCGCCGTCGGGAACGGCGAGGCCCACCGCGACCAGGTGGTCCGCGAGGTGGCGTACCGAGTCGGCGGCGGCCGCGGTCGCCCGTACGGGCGCGATCCGGGACTGGCCCTCCGGGCCGATGGCTCCTATGACCGAGCGCTCCATGTCGTCGCGCCCGCGCGGGTCCACGACGGTCGCCCAGCCGGTGTGCGCGAGCAGCAGCCGGCGCTGGCGGGCCATCGACACCAGGGTCAGATCGGCGACCCGGGCCGGGCCGCCGGACAGGAACGCCGCCTCGTACAGCGTGAGATCGTGCCCGCGGGCCGCCTCCGCGTCGACTGCCGCCGCACGTACGGCCGCCAGGCACAGCCGGGTGCAGGAGATGCCGGCCGCGGCCCAGGCCAGGAGCAGGAGAAGGACCCAGAACATGGCGTTTTTCTATGCCAAGGGTCGGGCGGGCGCCATGGGTTATTCACTATATGGACGGAGCGTTGCAGGTATGTGATGTTCCGCTTCTCGCCCGTGGAGCCCTGGGGAACTACGGAGTTGAGGAGGGCTTGGCGCGCGAGGCGGCCGGAGGCATGGGGTACCCCGGCGACGGGGTCACCGGGATCGGCGAGCCCGGGGACTGCGTCGGGCCGGGCGGGGCCGGGGAGTTGGTGAGCGGCGGCGGGCTCGCGGTGGCCGCGTCCTGGGCGAGGGCGTCGAAGTCGACGTATCCGGTGGCCTCGAGGACCTTGATGTGATCGAGCACGGTGGTGTTCGCGTCGTCGGCGAGATCGCGCACGAGCGAGTTGCGGGTGTTCGCGCGGACCTGGGCGACCACGGAGAAGACCTTGCCGTGGGCCTTGCGCAGGATGTTCGCGAACTTCCGGTCGTAGTCCGTGCCGTGCGCGGCGTTCAGCGTGGCCAGCCACTGACGCTGCTGAGGGTTGGGCTGGTTGGGCAGCTCCAGGCCGAGCCGCGCGGCGACATTGCGGACGCGGGCGTCCAGGAACGTGTGGCCCTCGATGAGGTGCTCGCCGGCTGTCCGTACGGCCTGGGTGGTGCCGCGCTCCTGGGCCTGCTGGCCCGCGGGCAGCTCCCACAGTCCGGCCAGCCGGACCTTGGTGATGAACTCCCGGTCAAGGGCCGACAGCGGACCGAACTGGGTCGACACGGTCTGTGCGTTCAGGGTGTCAAGGCCGGTGCCGGAGCGGTCCGCGTACGACCAGATCGGAAAGACCAGCGCGACCAGGGTCGCCGTGAGGCCCGTGATGACGAGCCCTGTGCCACTGACCAATCCGGTGCGGTTGATGGATCGCATGGTGCCTCCTGTTGCGGCACCGCACGCTAGTGCGCTTCGGGTGCGGGTTGGCATATTACTGCGGGCGCTACGCCAACTGCCGTACGGGAAGAAGGGTTTGGCCGGTGGGTGGAACGCGCCGGATGCGGTAGTTCGGGCGTAGGCCGGACCACCGCAAAGCCGCGGAAACCGGGCGCGCACATCCACCGCACAGGGAAGCGTGTTAACCCCGGCACACTCTGCGGGGGTACTGGGCCGCCGCGCGCGTACTCAGCGGCGCAGCAGCACCCGGCGGGTGGCGCGGGCCAGCCGGGCCGTGGGGCGCTGCGACAGCGGGGCCGGCCCCGAGCGCTCCAGCCACCAGTCGCGCAGCCGGCGCCGCGTCTCCGCGTCCTCGGGGCGACCCGCGAGGAGCAGGTGCTCGGCGAAGTCGAGGGCGTCGCGCCGATAGCCCCCGGTCATCGGATGCCCTTGGGCATACGCGAGAAACGCCGGCCGGTACCCCTCCGCCAGGATCTCCGGCAGCTCCGCGGCCACCCTCGCGACCACGTCCGCCCGCTTGTCGGCGAGCGCCCGCCCCTGCACCCCGAGTCGTACCCGGTCGAACCCCTCGGGCACAGGGGTTCCCGCGACGAGCGCGGACAGCAGCGCGGCCTGCGCGAGCGCGAGCCGCTGCCGGGCGGGGGTGGTGTCCTGCGTTCCGGCTTCGCCGGAAGGGGAACGTGCTGCCTTCACGGCGTTCACCGCAGCGGCACTCGTGGCCTTCTCCAGCGTCCCCCGAATCGCCCCCAGTTCCCTTTCGAGCTCCTCCGGCTCCGGAAAGTTCTCGTCGCGCTCGAGGAGGACCCCCGGCGGGTTCACGCGGGAGGCGAGGTCCGCCAGGATGTCCAGGACCTGCTGGGGCACGGGGTGGGCGTGGCTGTCGTGCCAGACGCCGTCGCGTTCGAAGCCTCCGGCGACGTGGACGTAGGCGATGGCTTCGACGGGGAGTTCGTCGAGGGCCTTGGCCGGGTCCTCGCCGCGGTTGACATGGTTCGTGTGGAGGTTGGCGACGTCGATGAGGAGGCGTACGCCGGTGCGGTCGACCAGGTCGTAGAGGAACTGGCCCTCCGTCATCTCCTCGCCGGGCCAGGAGATCAGCGCGGCTATGTTCTCCACCGCGAGCGGGACGGGGAGCGCGTCCTGCGCGATACGGATGTTCTCGCACAGGACGTCGAGGGCGTCCCGGGTGCGGGGGACCGGCAGCAGGTGTCCGGCCTCCAGGAGCGGCGACGCGGTGAGCGGCCCGCCCGCCCGTACGAAGGCGATGTGCTCCGTGACGAGCGGCGAGCCCAGCGCCTCGGCCCGCTCGGCGAGCGCGGTGAGCCGGGACTCGTCGGGCCGGTCCGCGCCGCCGAGGCCGAGCGAGACCCCGTGCGGCACGACCGTGACCCCGCGCTCGCGCAGCCGCAGCAGCGACTCGGGGAGATGCCCGGGGCACACGTTCTCGGCCACGGCCTCGACCCAGTCGATGCCGGGCATTCGCTCCACGGCCTCGGCGATCTCCGGCCGCCACCCGATTCCCGTCCCCAGCTGCCTCAGCTGCGTCATGTCCCCTCCTCCGTCACGAACCTCGACCAGACCCTGCGTGTCGTCTCCTTACGACGGACCTGTGTTCCGGCGTGACGGAGTCATGGCCCCGGGACCCGGGGCCGAACCCATCCGAGCGGACCTTCAGAGCAACATTTGAGGTTCCGCGCGGGCTACTGGAGCACGTTGTCCGAATCGGTGGGCTCCGGTCGGCGGGTGTTGATGTCGGCGCCGCCCTGCGGCAGCGCCGACGGGCTCGACGAGACGTCGACGCCGTTGCCCGGCTGGACGGGCGGGGCGGACGAGGCCGGCGCGCCGATGGTGGGCGGCGGGGGGCCGGTCGGGCTGGCGGTCGACAGCCCGGCCGTGTCATTGGCGATGGCGTCGAAGTCGACCTCCCCGGTCTTCTCCAGCATCGTGATGTGGTCGAGCACGGTCAGGTTGGTGTCGGAGGCCAGCTGCCGCACCAGCGTGTTACGAGTGCTGTTGCGGACCGCGCCGATCGCCGGAAAGATCTTGCCGTGCGCGGCCCGCAGCAGGTTCGCGAACTTGTACTCGTACTCCTTGCCCGACGCAGCGGTCAGCTCCTTCAACCAGCCCTGTTGCTGCTCGTTCGGCTGGTTCGGCAGCTCGACATTGAGCTGGGCCGCCACGATCCGCACCCGCTTGTCGAGGTCGGTGTGCCCGACGATCAGGTGATCGCCGGCCTCCTTGATGGCCTTGGTGGGGGCCCGCTCGATCGCCTGCTGCCCGGCCGGCAACTCCCACAGGCCGGCCAGTCGCACTCGTACGATCA harbors:
- a CDS encoding TIGR04222 domain-containing membrane protein gives rise to the protein MFWVLLLLLAWAAAGISCTRLCLAAVRAAAVDAEAARGHDLTLYEAAFLSGGPARVADLTLVSMARQRRLLLAHTGWATVVDPRGRDDMERSVIGAIGPEGQSRIAPVRATAAAADSVRHLADHLVAVGLAVPDGARTTVAGAVRQVQAAAAAVLALGAVALLLPAQTTGNEVPVAVWFALPLVLTLSCLAIARIEVHPYTRWASPAGQRLLGTLARRADDAGDDRTYLTSVAVRGVRAIGEPDLRAAFTHRDRSPERRGW
- the hemQ gene encoding hydrogen peroxide-dependent heme synthase, which produces MSDDAPAKIPNAGKKAKDLNEVIRYTLWSVFKLREVLPEDRAGYADEVQELFDQLAAKDVTVRGTYDVSGLRADADLMIWWHAETSDQLQEAYNLFRRTKLGRTLEPVWSNMALHRPAEFNRSHIPAFLADETPRNYVSVYPFVRSYDWYLLPDEDRRRMLADHGKMARGYPDVRANTVASFSLGDYEWILAFEADELYRIVDLMRHLRASEARMHVREEVPFYTGRRKDIAELVAGLA
- a CDS encoding DUF692 domain-containing protein, whose protein sequence is MTQLRQLGTGIGWRPEIAEAVERMPGIDWVEAVAENVCPGHLPESLLRLRERGVTVVPHGVSLGLGGADRPDESRLTALAERAEALGSPLVTEHIAFVRAGGPLTASPLLEAGHLLPVPRTRDALDVLCENIRIAQDALPVPLAVENIAALISWPGEEMTEGQFLYDLVDRTGVRLLIDVANLHTNHVNRGEDPAKALDELPVEAIAYVHVAGGFERDGVWHDSHAHPVPQQVLDILADLASRVNPPGVLLERDENFPEPEELERELGAIRGTLEKATSAAAVNAVKAARSPSGEAGTQDTTPARQRLALAQAALLSALVAGTPVPEGFDRVRLGVQGRALADKRADVVARVAAELPEILAEGYRPAFLAYAQGHPMTGGYRRDALDFAEHLLLAGRPEDAETRRRLRDWWLERSGPAPLSQRPTARLARATRRVLLRR
- the hemG gene encoding protoporphyrinogen oxidase, which produces MRAQETRTGTGHVVVIGGGIAGLAAAHRLLDRGVRVTVLEASDRVGGKLLPGEIAGARVDLGAESMLARRPEAVALAREVGLADRLQPPATATASLWTRGALRPMPKGHVMGVPGTASALSGVLSEEGLRRIERDADLPRTEVGDDVAVGEYVAARLGREVVDRLVEPLLGGVYAGDAYRISMRLAVPQLYAAARTHTSLTEAVREIQTKAAAARQTGPVFMGIEGGVGQLPLAVAESVRARGGEILTGMPVTELRRTGTAGPGGDGSPLAADSMASQPRAVWRVVAGSPASPASPASPASPGSPGSGESRVLYADGVVVALPAPAAAELLRAEAPAAAAELAAVEYASMALVTLAYRRADIALPDGSGFLVPPVDGHTIKASTFASQKWGWIAEENPDLLVLRTSVGRYGETEVLGREDADLVEVSRHDLREATGLDAEPLATRVTRWDDGLPQYPVGHHARVARIREHVGKLPGLAVCGAAYDGVGIPACIASAYAAVDQLGGDRGGLDELIANPVQSLHGGAGE
- a CDS encoding FAD-dependent oxidoreductase, translating into MSMSRTSGTGRAKERLVVIGGDAAGMSAASQARRLRGPDELEIVAFERGHFTSYSACGIPYWVGGDVPERDQLIARTPEEHRERAIDLRMRTEVMEIDVAGARVRSRDLESGAEEWTSYDKLVIATGARPIRPDLPGADAPGVHGVQTLDDGQALLDTLAATEGRRAVVVGAGYIGVEMAEALINRGYEVTVVNRGKEPMSTLDPDMGRLVHTAMEGLGITMVNDAEVTKLLTGEEGRVRAVVTEDAEYPADVVVLGIGVRPETTLAKAAGLPLGDHGGLLTDLAMRVRRHENIWAGGDCVEVLDLVSRRERHIALGTHANKHGQVIGSNVGGGYATFPGVVGTAVSKVCDLEIARTGLREKDARRAGLQFETVTIESTSRAGYYPSAALMTVKMLAERRTGRLLGVQIVGREGAAKRVDIAAVALTAGMTVEQMTALDLGYAPPFSPVWDPVLVAARKAVTAVRKSAG
- a CDS encoding DUF4349 domain-containing protein; this translates as MRTRSSGRSGHSVRPVHAMAGVLLAAALALAGCSGANDSASSDSGGGNKAAAPGAAEQADSGAAGSSAANGSKATAPPKITASHIIRTASLTVQVKDVPKALDEARATAENAGGYIGNETTTRDEKGHERTRVVLRVPTEEYDQVLADLEGAGKVVERTAKAQDVTDQVVDVESRIKSQRASVARVRELMDRATKLSDVVTLEGELSSRESDLEALLAQQASLKDRTSLATITLSLSETPVKKAEKKDEDPGFVDALTGGWHVLVTMLRWIALAIGAVLPFAAGLALIALVWMRLVQPRLSRRAAPAPATTGSLPVAPPVRGNGGEGGEED
- a CDS encoding DUF4142 domain-containing protein, translating into MRSINRTGLVSGTGLVITGLTATLVALVFPIWSYADRSGTGLDTLNAQTVSTQFGPLSALDREFITKVRLAGLWELPAGQQAQERGTTQAVRTAGEHLIEGHTFLDARVRNVAARLGLELPNQPNPQQRQWLATLNAAHGTDYDRKFANILRKAHGKVFSVVAQVRANTRNSLVRDLADDANTTVLDHIKVLEATGYVDFDALAQDAATASPPPLTNSPAPPGPTQSPGSPIPVTPSPGYPMPPAASRAKPSSTP
- a CDS encoding alpha/beta hydrolase, with amino-acid sequence MRAAVLYGTAGSMLLTALVGAPASGQPAWPDPAGSAEMRGTAVAAGRAAAAGIRFGKCAKEDDAPGTLRCGTVTVPLDYAHPDGRQIKLTVSRVKATGKDAKNSKRKVPRQGAFVYNPGGPGASSMRFPLVGALPKWKRIAGAYDLVGYAPRGVDRSAPLSCQDPKRFLKAPSQAPTFPSESYKKERIAEAKAYARGCAQRSGSALRHYTSLNNARDLDVLRAALGEPKLTFMGASYGTYFGALYATLFPSHVRRMVFDSAVDPDPDLIWYRSNLDQSVAFERRWADFRTWVAKHDDVYGLGATPEDVLHSYEKVRAQLAASPAGGKVGPAQLQGAFLDAGYYDDYWPQRALALSAYLKGDPKPLIEQAGPAPKAAAAEENSNAVYTAVECNDAPWPTDWRTWDRDNTRLARVAPFETWDNVWMNLPCAYWPVPRQKPLDVRTLPGALPPTLILAAERDAATPYEGAWELQRRLSGSVLVTEKDAGTHGIGGGPNQCVNGYLEAYVLVGRLPVGSAGCAPHAEPKPVAPGDRSKSAEKSEKSSSSESSRGSEDSTGSQRTADSKTTRQAP
- a CDS encoding DUF4142 domain-containing protein — encoded protein: MRRINGTALVIAALVATVGALAFPVWSYADRSGTGQANLAAGTVNTRWGPLSAADRDLIVRVRLAGLWELPAGQQAIERAPTKAIKEAGDHLIVGHTDLDKRVRIVAAQLNVELPNQPNEQQQGWLKELTAASGKEYEYKFANLLRAAHGKIFPAIGAVRNSTRNTLVRQLASDTNLTVLDHITMLEKTGEVDFDAIANDTAGLSTASPTGPPPPTIGAPASSAPPVQPGNGVDVSSSPSALPQGGADINTRRPEPTDSDNVLQ